The Peribacillus simplex genome contains the following window.
AATATCCAGAGAGTCCTTATGTTGAAAACATGAGGGCTTTTTTTGAGTGATTTGGGAATAATAAACCAAAAAACAATACAAAGGATAAAACATGAACCAATCTCATAAAATTGCATGTAAAGTGGCTATTATATATATAATCATTGGGGTCTTATGGATTATCGTTACGGATTATATCTCTATGACACAGGCAAAGGAAGATGTTCAGATATATGCAATGTTTCAACATTCCAAAGGGTGGATTTTCATTTTCATAACCGGGCTTTTCTTATACTTCATAATTAGGTATTGGACAGGGGAAATGTTGAGGTCCCAACAGGAATTTAATCTGAAGGATGAACAGTATCAGTCACTGTTCAACCATAACCCGGATTGTGTCCTTGAACTGAATCTCGAAGGTAATGTCGTTTCGATTAACCCGGAAGCTGAAAAGCTGTTAGGTAATAACAGTGACAATTTGAAAGGCAAGAATGCGAAGCATCTCATCAACTGGAATGAAAGGGAAAAGGTATCTGTTTTCTTTATACAGTCCCTTAAAGGCGAGGCTGTAAAATTCGAAACGACCATTCAGAATAAGAGTGGTGAAGAACGGATAATCCGTGTAACCTTTTTACCGATCATCGTTCAAGCGGAGTTGCTTGGAGTATATGCAATCGTTAGGGATATTACTGAATCACGGCGAGAAGAGGAATTGATGATCATGTCTGAAAAGCTATCCGTAATCGGACATCTGGCCGCGGCCGTGGCACATGAGATAAGGAATCCGCTGACATCGTTAAAAGGATTCGTACAGTTAATGGATATGACGAAGGAAGTCAATCCGCTGCATTCTGATATCATGTTAAAGGAAATTGATCGAATTAATATAATCTCGAGTGAACTTTTGGTTCTCGGAAAAAAACAGGATGTCGCTTTCCAAAGGATTGATCTTGCCGACAGTTTACAACAGGTATTCACGTTAATGAAAGCAGAGACGAATTTGAATAATATCGAGATGGGGTTCAGGGTTAAAACCGCCGAACCGATTTATATTATGGCTGATACAATCGAACTTAAACAGTTGATAATCAATATTGTCAAGAACAGCATTGAAGCGATTGACGGAAATGGGAAAATTGATCTGT
Protein-coding sequences here:
- a CDS encoding ATP-binding protein; the protein is MNQSHKIACKVAIIYIIIGVLWIIVTDYISMTQAKEDVQIYAMFQHSKGWIFIFITGLFLYFIIRYWTGEMLRSQQEFNLKDEQYQSLFNHNPDCVLELNLEGNVVSINPEAEKLLGNNSDNLKGKNAKHLINWNEREKVSVFFIQSLKGEAVKFETTIQNKSGEERIIRVTFLPIIVQAELLGVYAIVRDITESRREEELMIMSEKLSVIGHLAAAVAHEIRNPLTSLKGFVQLMDMTKEVNPLHSDIMLKEIDRINIISSELLVLGKKQDVAFQRIDLADSLQQVFTLMKAETNLNNIEMGFRVKTAEPIYIMADTIELKQLIINIVKNSIEAIDGNGKIDLSLQIIDDQAVVSVSDNGIGMVPERLERIGEPFYSTKEKGTGIGLAICRKIVHRLDGEMHFESEINKGTTVTIRIPLATGQE